In Trifolium pratense cultivar HEN17-A07 linkage group LG7, ARS_RC_1.1, whole genome shotgun sequence, a genomic segment contains:
- the LOC123899185 gene encoding eukaryotic translation initiation factor 1A-like, with amino-acid sequence MPKNKGKGGKNRKRGKNEADDEKRELVFKEDGQEYAQVLRMLGNGRCEAMCLDNNGTKRLCHIRGKLHKKVWIASGDIILVGLRDYQDDKADVILKFMPDEARLLKAYGELPDNMKLYVDCGGGDDDEEDDIDCIEFENDDIDKI; translated from the coding sequence ATGCCGAAGAACAAAGGAAAGGGAGGAAAGAATCGCAAGAGAGGAAAGAACGAAGCCGATGACGAGAAACGTGAACTCGTATTCAAAGAAGATGGTCAAGAATACGCTCAGGTTCTTCGTATGCTTGGTAACGGTCGATGTGAAGCAATGTGTCTGGACAATAACGGAACCAAACGACTCTGTCATATCCGTGGTAAGTTGCACAAAAAAGTTTGGATTGCTTCCGGCGATATAATTCTCGTCGGTCTCCGTGATTATCAAGATGATAAGGCTGATGTTATTCTCAAATTCATGCCTGATGAAGCTAGGCTTCTTAAGGCTTATGGTGAGCTTCCTGATAATATGAAACTTTATGTCGATTGcggtggtggtgatgatgatgaagaggatgaTATTGATTGCATTGAGTTTGAGAATGATGATATTGATAAGATTTAA
- the LOC123898578 gene encoding H/ACA ribonucleoprotein complex non-core subunit NAF1-like translates to MDDDHDDFALADSFINFDYAATAAYSPTTSDNNNNNNPPDLPIVESGSSDLDLTVGNSGVQELFQSFSLVENEVNEIENGENRGEIIGNDDNAVEIRGEVITNNDDVNDIVEIRDEIEIITNDNVNEIESESTTDSESESESESEDENELEEGEIVDSEVNVNDDSEEITSWGSVDSDDDQSRGRCHRLSNELEDLPWIPPVNVNLGPHHKMLPVGVVTSIVGAKVIVEGVEKHAPLNEGSILWITERQTPLGLIDEIFGQVTSPYYVVRYNSKNYVPEGICEGTLVSFVAEFVNHVLDDKDLYEKGYDEGLSDETEFSDDEKEDEYKKRQKQNKRATNNRNPKTMVNNRKKFPPNNVSVPTMPVAPATLLVAHGHCRPPMPGTRQDFFGAAHGHSSSLPSTGQGFSGTPNLNPPFPPVNGGPNLVTTGVLPNGVPLPPQQSVMPANGFPMNGVSWHPENTQFSHQLPSQGIPYQQQFNPSHRFPPPNAYPGGQPNMYAQGPMNQNQQSPFPQFQAPTKFHPSSIPCNQGGPPNQFNPPTNFHSNSFPGNQGGAPNQFNPPTNFHSNSFPGNQCGAPNQFNPPTNFHSSSISSNQGGPPNQFNAPTNFHSSSISSNQGGPPNQFNPPTNFHSNYCPGNQHPPQSNHQFNPGAYDGRGRTFSAGRGRRPFHRGGRGWQPAR, encoded by the exons ATGGATGATGATCATGATGATTTCGCTCTCGCCGATTCTTTCATTAATTTCGATTATGCCGCCACCGCCGCATATTCCCCCACCACCTcagacaacaacaacaacaacaaccctcCCGACCTACCTATCGTCGAGTCCGGGTCTTCTGATCTGGATCTTACCGTTGGAAATTCCGGTGTTCAGGAATTGTTTCAGAGTTTCTCTTTAGTTGAGAATGAGgtgaatgaaattgaaaatggtGAAAATAGAGGTGAGATTATTGGTAATGATGATAATGCTGTTGAAATTAGAGGTGAGGTTATCActaataatgatgatgttaaTGACATTGTTGAAATTAGAGACGAGATCGAAATTATAACTAATGATAATgttaatgaaattgaaagtgaaaGTACTACTGACTCTGAGAGTGAGAGTGAGAGTGAAAGTGAAGATGAGAATGAATTGGAAGAAGGCGAGATAGTAGATTCTGAAGTGAATGTTAATGATGATTCCGAGGAGATTACTAGCTGGGGCAGTGTTGATTCTGACGATGATCAATCTCGAGGAAGATGCCATAGGTTAAGCAACGAGCTTgag GATCTTCCTTGGATCCCTCCTGTGAATGTAAACTTGGGACCACATCATAAAATGCTACCAGTGGGAGTTGTTACATCG ATTGTTGGTGCTAAAGTCATTGTGGAAGGGGTGGAGAAGCATGCTCCTCTTAATGAGGGTTCCATTCTCTGGATTACTGAAAGGCAAACCCCACTCGGTTTAATTGATGAGATCTTTGGACAAGTTACAAGTCCATATTATGTTGTGAGATACAATTCCAAAAATTATGTCCCGGAAGGGATCTGTGAGGGAACTTTGGTTTCTTTTGTTGCGGAATTTGTAAATCATGTGCTAGATGACAAAGATCTCTACGAGAAAGGATATGACGAGGGGTTGTCTGATGAAACAGAATTTTCGGATGATGAAAAAGAGGACGAGTACAAGAAAAGgcagaaacaaaataaaagagccACAAATAATCGAAATCCCAAGACAATGGTAAACAACAGGAAGAAATTTCCACCAAATAACGTTTCCGTCCCTACTATGCCTGTTGCACCTGCCACACTATTAGTTGCTCATGGTCATTGTCGTCCACCTATGCCAGGCACTAGACAAGATTTTTTTGGTGCTGCCCATGGTCATTCCTCATCACTTCCAAGCACCGGCCAAGGCTTTTCTGGTACACCTAATTTAAATCCACCATTTCCACCTGTAAATGGTGGTCCGAACTTGGTTACAACCGGTGTTTTGCCAAATGGGGTGCCACTTCCGCCTCAACAGTCTGTGATGCCTGCTAATGGATTTCCTATGAATGGTGTATCATGGCATCCAGAAAATACTCAATTTTCTCATCAGTTGCCCTCACAAGGAATTCCATATCAACAGCAGTTCAATCCTAGCCACAGGTTTCCTCCACCAAATGCATATCCTGGAGGACAGCCCAATATGTATGCACAAGGGCCAATGAACCAAAACCAACAGTCACCCTTTCCCCAGTTTCAGGCACCTACAAAATTTCATCCTAGCTCTATTCCATGCAATCAAGGTGGTCCTCCAAATCAATTCAATCCACCAACAAATTTTCATTCTAATTCTTTTCCAGGCAATCAAGGTGGTGCTCCAAATCAATTCAATCCACCAACAAATTTTCATTCTAATTCTTTTCCAGGCAATCAATGTGGTGCTCCAAATCAATTCAATCCACCAACAAATTTTCATTCTAGCTCTATTTCAAGCAATCAAGGTGGTCCTCCAAATCAATTCAATGCACCAACAAATTTTCATTCTAGCTCTATTTCAAGCAATCAAGGTGGTCCTCCAAATCAATTCAATCCACCAACAAATTTTCATTCTAATTATTGTCCCGGCAATCAGCATCCTCCACAATCTAACCATCAATTCAATCCGGGTGCTTATGATGGCCGTGGAAGAACATTTTCTGCTGGCCGTGGGAGAAGACCATTCCATCGAGGGGGCAGAGGTTGGCAACCAGCCAGATAA
- the LOC123899754 gene encoding protein ULTRAPETALA 1-like: MANGLEKESGFTMFSDDELKDVNGVKKVGDFVEVMCGCTSHRYGDAVGKLRIFVNGYLEITCECTPGCEEDKLTPAAFEKHSGRETARKWKNNIWVIVNGEKVPLYKTVLLKYYNQALKTANGSHKSQNGQVCHRDEFIRCTRCNKERRFRLRTKEDCRLHHDALADPNWKCSDLPYDKITCDDEEERGSRRVYRGCTRSPACKGCTSCVCFGCDICRFSDCTCQTCTDFTRNANAKA; the protein is encoded by the exons ATGGCAAACGGATTGGAAAAAGAAAGTGGGTTCACAATGTTCAGTGATGATGAGCTAAAGGATGTTAATGGGGTGAAGAAAGTTGGAGATTTTGTTGAAGTAATGTGTGGTTGTACTAGTCACAGATATGGTGATGCTGTTGGAAAGCTTAGGATTTTTGTTAATGGTTATCTTGAAATCACTTGTGAATGTACACCTGGTTGTGAAGAAG ACAAATTGACTCCTGCTGCATTCGAGAAACACTCTGGAAGAGAGACAGCTAGGAAATGGAAGAACAATATATGGGTAATAGTTAATGGTGAGAAGGTTCCATTGTATAAAACAGTTCTGCTCAAATACTACAACCAAGCATTAAAAACAGCCAATGGATCCCACAAATCCCAAAATGGGCAGGTGTGCCACCGTGACGAGTTTATCCGCTGTACTAGATGTAACAAAGAGCGTAGGTTCCGCTTGAGAACCAAAGAGGATTGCCGCCTTCACCATGATGCTTTGGCTGATCCAAATTGGAAATGTTCTGATCTTCCATATGACAA AATTACATGTGACGATGAAGAAGAAAGAGGTAGTCGCAGAGTTTACAGAGGATGCACTCGTTCTCCGGCATGCAAAGGTTGCACTTCTTGTGTGTGCTTCGGGTGTGACATATGCCGTTTTTCGGACTGCACTTGCCAGACTTGTACTGACTTTACAAGGAATGCCAATGCCAAAGCTTGA